A stretch of DNA from Oryza brachyantha chromosome 9, ObraRS2, whole genome shotgun sequence:
gtttagccccatgtcacatcggatgtttggacactaatctgaagtattaaacatagactaataaaaaatttaatttaatagataagagctaatccacgagatgatttttttaagcctaattattccataattagtaaatgtttactgtagtatcatatagactaattatggattaattaggctcattagattcgtctcacgaattagtccaagattatagatgtgttttattaaaagtctagatttactatttataataagtgtctaaacatctgatataactagggactaaaaataagtccatAGAAACAAACGCCCCCTTAAGCTCATGCTAATGAATACTAACTACTGTAGTATACATGAAAACCAGAACGATATATAATTTACTGGTCTTTAAGCTGAGTGATAAATAGACTTTGAGCAAAGTTCCATggctaaaagaaataaaaaatagaacacccccccccccccccctcctttGTCAATGCGAACCTCAGCTGACCTATTATTGCCCAGTCCCATCCCTAATGGTCGTCCCACACGTTTGAAAAGCCCAATATTGCTGCCTCATGCTGAGCGCTAATGGCCGCTTAGTCTTAAGGAAAGGGATTGGCTCCTCACTTCACTGATAAGCTACAGGCCAACTGATTGCGTCAGTACTCCAGGTGCTCATCGCAGTGCAGCTACTATTCCGGCTGCTAAGTTGAGTTGTTGACCTTGCCTTTCTACATTCTCAGGAGTCAAGCGTGTGGACAGGCAATATCCAACAAGCGTGATTACCCACTAGATTTCACAGAATATTCGGATGGAAGAGAACTCTCAATTGGGTTGGTTGCTTGGTGAAGCCAGGTAGGGCGAATAGAGAATATTCGCAACACAAAGGTTGGGGTCCAATCTAAAGCAAAACTAAATCGGTCACAGGAACCTAGGCACGACCCTGTCAATGTTCAGCAACTCTTGTTGGAGCCATTTGACAGGGACGTCAGCCATCCGGCCCAGCCGTGTATGGTCATGAATTATGTGTGATTTCGAAGGGTAGCAGCCCCTAACAGGCTAAAAGGACAACATGACCGATGGCATTCAAAGATTGTATGCAAGAAAGCATGACTTCGCATTCGCAATTCGCAGCCCCTAGCCTTGATTTCAACGGAAGCAAAGGAAAGGTGATAACTAATTATTCGGAACCAGCAATAAAGCCCTAAGATAACATACTGCCTGTTCATAACAACTTTtcgaagaaaaatacatgGGTGCCCATTAAACTTCTGGAGGACCTTTTGAGATTCACTGACCGTGTGTAGGAGAACTACTCAGTCACCACGAGATCCAAGTATCTGCTTCTTAATGGAGCCAATTCTGGTGATCAATTCATCCCGATTTTCCTGCACCAGAAAAAGTAGTAGAAATGTAAGTAAAAGTCCATTTAATAGGACATGAGTATTTGGAACAGATATTAAACTGATCaccttaaaaattaaatatcgcGAGGTGAACCAAACTGTGAATCCAAGGCCGACTACTTCCATCACCTGAGGAACCTGCATGTGACAGCGATAATCACAACTTCCATGCATATGACAATAGTGATAAAGAGTCTACAGTGCTTCCATAGCTTGTTCAAGAAAAGTCATAAAACTGGCTAAATTTTTAAAGGTGAGGTAACTGCCAGTTGCTCCAGTCATAGAAAGCAGTTGGAGACCTGGAGTTTGGAGAGCTGACACAGCCCGATATGTGGCCAAATTTGGTACCACCAGCAAGTCTGTATTGCCTTCAAAAACTATATCTTGCTTTGTCTAgtgtaattttaaaaataaagcacTGATCTCTCCTTACTTCTTATCATGTAATTTTACACAAATAAAATCATGATGTGTATGTGCGTGCACGTGAGAGAATCAGAGTTGCATACCACAGGGATTGAATCAAGTGCAGAAACAACAATCGATGAAATCCAGATAGTGACAAGAGCAGATGTCCCATAAACAAGAGCAGTATATGAATTTTCGGAGTCCAACTGCATAAGGTTTATAGGGATCAGCGACAGTAAAATGCATCCATGACAGATGAAACATTGGACGGAATACTCTAAGGAAAACtgcatatgaaatattatgCATAGCAATGGAAAGAAACAAGACACACAAAAGTACAAAACTGGTATGGACCTAGACAACCTGAGATTTCTTGAAAGCATGAAGTAACAATATAGGAATTATGACATCAAAATTAGTAACATTTTGGATAAATTAAACAGGAATCAGGAACAAaacgattttttaaaaaaacaatagttgCGCTGACAAATCTGAAAGTAATCTTACAACGAAAAATGTTAACTATTGTGTAATCCATGGAACAATTGCATTCTGAATGAAAAGAACAAAGTGTACCGCATATTCCTTGTGTAAGATTCAAACAGTAAGTAAATGGCAGATGCCTTCCCTAAACCATAAAAGATATTGTAACCAAGTAATCAGATATTCTGGTACACCAAATTTACTGTTTGCTATTTTTTTCCGTTTGAAAAAGGGCCTATAGACCATTTCTAGTATCacagaaaatgttttttttatttttctgaatgTTTGTaccttaacaaaaaaaaacagtacaaGGTTTCTATGATAGTTaataacagaaaaaagaacatctACAAATTTACACTCATCGGACTGCTAAAGCCTAAAGGAATATACTTGCAACTCTGCTAAGTGCTACCGAGTAATATACATGCTGAATTAAAACAGTAGCAACATTTACTCCTGTCTCTATTGAGACGATGGTCAAGACGCGTCATAAAAAAGTGAAAGAAATCGAAATCAAGACGGAAATCTTCGCCATCCACACCTAAATCATTCGTTTCAGATCAGCAATGCAACAAACAACCACGCGAGCGTGCTCACCTCGACGCCAATCTGGTTAAGGACATTCCAGGAAGCCGATTCGCCCTGCATCTGGACCTCCCCATCCCCATCATTCACCTCCCGGCCAAAACCCTCCCACCCCTCCCGCTTAGCCGGCGCTGGCTCCGCGGCCTTCTCGGAGATCAGCACCCTGAAATCGTCCGAGTCCTTCGCCCGCACGGCCAGCGAAGAGGCCCCAGGGCGGCCGCGGCCAAAACCTTCGCGGGTCAACGAAGCTAGGGTTTTAGCTCTCCCAGCACCCAATGCCGCGGGAGATTCGAGCAAAGAAAGCACCGTGCccggcgtgcgtgcgtgcgtacctTGGTTTGGCAGCGAGGCCCGAAGAGGGAGGCgcacgagcgcggcggcggcggcggcgggggccatCTCGGATGCGGTCCAAGCTCTCGGGGGTTCTCTgcgcggtggtggcgggcggaagagggtggcgaggtTTCTGGGCGGAgctcgcggccgccgcctcctcactGGTTGTCTGTatgcggcggcgacagagcAGAGCAGTCAATCTGCGGGTTTGGGCTGGGCCGGCAGAGTGGCGGCGGTGCGCAGCTTTTTGGGCTTTTTTATCGAAACGGCGGATGGAGCAAAGTGAGTGGAAAGAGTGGTgggcttttctctctctctctcctctctcgtgtTCTTCCAGGCTGAACTGCTTCTCCTGTTCTTCCGGAAGGTACCCCTCCGTGAAAAGCATTTACATCCAACATCGAGATAGCGTGGTTTTAGGTTCTgaacatgataaaaaatcGATATTTAGACGAAAACACGCTTAACACATAGGAATCTGCGGCTGAGCACTACGAATATTCATTTTTAGTTGAATGAGAGAAATAACATGAAAGGTCGTAAATATCCATGGTCCCACGTATCAGTTCTCTCGTATTTCTTCCATCTTTATCTATGTAAAATATACCTCAATGACGGACTCAAGAATTCATGTATGAGTATTCATAGTTATAAACAATtatattatacaaatataaaaattgtgtTGATTATGGTGGCTAGTATGAGGCGCTACGTAGAGTGCTAACTGGTAGGTTCCTGGAAGACAGGGAGGGGCGGTGGATGGTGAGATGACAACACAGCGTGACCACAATATGGTAGTGGGCTAAGTACAATACAAAAGAAGCCGATGAAAGTTCTAGGGTTTGATCCGTACCTTCTCCACCATGCATGACACCTCTTCTACTGGCGGGGATAGGGAGGGCTCGGGTGATGGGGATGAAGAATATGAAGGCTTCTATgacagggagagggagggatggACCAGCCATTGGTGAGAGCGATAAAGACGTCGTTAACCCAACGAGGATGAGTGGGAGTGAGGGATTAGGAATGTCCTCAGTTCACCTGTAAGGTCACGACTCACACTATACTTAGAGCTGATCCATCAATCTATGGTCTTCAACTTGAGCCTTGAGTGAAGCTACGCAACTTTGCAGAGGCATGTGTTGCTCTACGACACCACATACTTGACCTCTACGTTAGCTCAACTTCGAGCTAGCAACCCATGGCCACTAGATAGCTCACTGTGTTGGGCGTAGCCTCTATGTTGGCTCAGCTTCGAACTGGCAACATATGGCCACTAGATAGTTCATAGTGTTGGGCGTAGCGACGTAGCATTAGTCAAGAGATATTGTTTAAACCAAGAGATACAagagatactccctccatcccacaAAAAGCGATTTCTAGAGCGGAGGTGTTGTCCCAATATGAATCAATCTGTACTCCAAACATCAAGAAACATCGTTCATTCATGATTAGAGATGTACCCCCTACTAACATCAAGAAACATCGTTCATTCATGATTAGAGATGTACCCCCTACTCAAAAAACTAATATTACTTTCGATGTGAATGCATGCTGTAGTAGTATTTAATATGGgcattttgatattttgtttctaGTACTAAATTTGTCTAACGATTCTATGAATTGGTTTAGAGTAAATTCCCTGTATACACCTGCAAACTCACTCAATCTCATCTATATCCCTGCAATTTACCCAGTACTTCCTATACccctcaaattttaatttgatccCTTCTATACCCCTGCCGttatattttcctttatttcacTGTTAAGTTTGTGACAAATGACTTCAATGTCCTCGATGATTTAggtttgaatatatataagcttgaaaaacaattgaaatttttatttgagtgCATAGTACtccttccatattttttatatgatgttgttgacttttagatccatATTTGAcctttcatcttattcaaaaaaattatataattattaattattttgttataatatgatttattattataggaactttaggtatgctttataattttgcatatttagatataaaattttgaataagacgaatgatcaaacatagattcaaaagccaacggtgtcatataaaaatacggagggagtatgtgcATTTTACGTAACTAATGAGACAAACATAATTAGTgcagaaaattttgacataaattttaaaaataaaacaatataataaattaatttttatttgagatttaataggacaatatattttttattaggaacacttaaaaaatatcgtgAAAATTGGTAGTACTATCTTTATATGAACActcattatttttatgaatttttaaaaacaaaataaatacatatttttattttattatctataaatattttttcataaataatgtatCGCATAGTAAATTCATAACTACTAATAGCTTCATGagataaacttttacatttttaataatgtaattcgtacatttatatgtttatctaAACGGTAaaatgatcaattttatagaaattagacGGTCAACTAACATGAGTGGTATGGAAAGCatcaaaacataattttgGGGGTATACAAGAAAGTAAGCAAAATTCAAGGATATAGAAGAGATTAGCCAAAAATTAAGATGCATACAAGGGATTAATCCATTGGTTTAAagtgggacggagggagtatgaaaTAAGTAACATGTGGGTCATGGGTATTTTTGACAtgtccatcttttttttcttttatttaagaatattttaattgGAGCGATGTCCATTAGTAAAAAATCCACAGTTTAAGAGTGACTTTCTTAAAAGAAAGTTTGATTTTACCATGTCCAAGAGCTAAAACCACACATTTGCAATGCAATACggtgtttttatttaatgtagTGTGCCCTGAACAAATCTTATATATTGACACAACTATCTAGTGCACCTGTGTGGAGTCACCACACCAATCTTATATATTGGAGTCACCACACCAATCTCTCGATGGTTAGGTTCAGCCTAGGCTTGTGTAGTTAAGGTTGTTGTACATGAcattaggtggtgtttagattgagaaaatttttagaagaagtgtcacgtcaaatgtttgatcagatgttagaatgggttttcggacataaatgaaaaaacgaatttcacggctagcctaaaaaccgcgagacgaatcttttgagcctaattaatccgtcattagcacatgttggttactgtagtacttatggctaatcatgggctaattaggctcaaaagattcgtctcaagatttcttccgtaagtGTGCACTTacttttttggttcatctatgtttaatgttttatttaagtgtctaaaaaatttaatgtgacattttttttaaaaaaaagttaggaaCTTAAGGCCTTAGTCGAGCAGTCAGTTAGAGATTGTGGTCGTAGGTTCCCTCGAGGAGAGGGTGTTGCCAGCAATATTGCGCACAACTGAAAAGTATCCCAAGTAAATTGGCTACTCCAGTTTTATAGCCTAGGGAAAAAGATCAGTTAATTATGTTCGGTctttctcagttttttttaatgctttTGATGCTCGGTCGCTCGTCTATTCGCTCAATAGTTAGGTGCAAAGATAAGGTTAATGTTTGATGGTTGACTATATATGTAAcgaaaaattttatagtgcttgaaaaatatttaaatatatcaaatttttagcgtaaaattttgataccttaatGTAACGAGTAATtgtagatatgaatttttacaTTAGAAAAATGGTGCGTCAAAAAAAAGCTTGTACGCACATTTGGCTTTTCAATCTAACCCATCACGGTAATTATTTCGCTAACAGCTCTAACAAAATTCACTTTTGTATTGTCTCATGGCAGATATCATCCCTGGTCCTAGAACAACCATGCGTGCAAAGAAGCTGGAGCAAATCGCTACCACTGCTCCTATGTTTCATATTGAGCAAAATCAACATGCATGCTTCatgttaaaagtttttttttaatatttttgaaaaaaatcccaacatagcatatttttagtgtaaaaaattaatacattAAGATACCATGTATCTTGATATAAcagaattttatactaaagttTTGTATACCTCActatactttttaaggattataaaaaaactctgtGTTAAACCGATGGTCCCAATTATCAGGCGCACTACTCTGCTTCcctccaaaaaagaaaagaatgcgttctcaaaaaaaaaaaaaaaaaaaagaatgctgGCTATCTGCCTAGCTGTTCTGCTCGTCCTTGAGGCTTGCGAGCATCCTGCAGTTCGTGTTTTGCTGAAGGAAgtactgctagctagctggtgtTGTTTTCGCGTAACCCAATCCGGTCCCCGAGGCGCATGCATATACATGTCCTGCAACATCTTCTTGGGCCTCCCATGCTCTCGCCGTATATTAATCATGTCAGAAATGAGAGGACTGAAACTTGGATTAAACTCTCCATGAACTCGAGCTATTGTTCAGTAGGAGTGTTAATTAATGGATTATGTATGGCTGAAAGAGAaggcggccggccggtgagCCGGCGCGGATTGTGGCGGCGCAGAGGCTGTGCCTGCCGGCCTgtgcgtcgccggcgggatGTCCTGGTCGACCGGCAACGTCTCGATCGTCGGCGCATGCACCGGGCCCGTCGATCGAAATATGCGCGTATATTGTATTGCGTATTTGCATTCGCATATTCTCACGGTGGTCATCATCCACTGATCAATCGATGAAATCGATCGAGAAATGAGaaagcaacaaaaagaaatacagatgttgcagaagagaagaaaagggaTAGATCAAGAAGGGAGATGTCCTGCTATGCTGATACATGCATGGTCGTGCTTATTGCAAGTAGATAATTTGCATTCTGGCGTGTAAGTATTCGTATATATTCCCCGTGTCTAATGCTGCAGGATTGATTCATGCGTGCCAACGTGTGTGTGCGTGGAGTTAGTAAACCACCTCGTGCAATACGAAGCATATACAAATCAGATATATTATGAGtgtctatata
This window harbors:
- the LOC102712471 gene encoding protein CURVATURE THYLAKOID 1D, chloroplastic-like; its protein translation is MAPAAAAAALVRLPLRASLPNQGFGRGRPGASSLAVRAKDSDDFRVLISEKAAEPAPAKREGWEGFGREVNDGDGEVQMQGESASWNVLNQIGVELDSENSYTALVYGTSALVTIWISSIVVSALDSIPVVPQVMEVVGLGFTVWFTSRYLIFKENRDELITRIGSIKKQILGSRGD